A region of Vitis vinifera cultivar Pinot Noir 40024 chromosome 15, ASM3070453v1 DNA encodes the following proteins:
- the LOC100266783 gene encoding RGS1-HXK1-interacting protein 1, with amino-acid sequence MATTVAECESKPSPGDYPPDEKPKSLEEAASSWIEYGVNQAQLLHKTLDDTVNSFIEASGSRFSQILSTSSAHLQQTIESLKDVKSEYDVYEDLAVGKIKEGILVAASNPLITSGVCVGLGCLLLKRPRHFLYYNTLRLLVSEESMVARADAKVNELRKSIDLLKAESEKLEKRALQAEDEMKRGRTKLRQAGNQIQSVIRSAYKIERQARGLKDILGELPSREASRFRSQVSKLASEAKRERSALSKEVSKISNYGISV; translated from the exons ATGGCGACAACAGTAGCAGAATGCGAATCAAAACCATCACCTGGAGATTATCCTCCCGACGAAAAACCAAAATCCCTAGAAGAAGCAGCCTCGTCATGGATCGAATACGGGGTCAATCAAGCTCAGCTCTTGCACAAAACCCTAGACGACACTGTCAATTCATTCATTGAAGCCTCTGGATCTCGCTTCTCTCAAATTCTGTCCACTTCTTCTGCTCATCTCCAACAAACCATT GAATCTCTGAAAGATGTTAAATCTGAATATGATGTCTACGAGGATCTTGCTGTTGGAAAGATTAAAG AGGGTATTCTCGTTGCAGCATCAAATCCATTGATTACATCCGGGGTGTGTGTTGGTTTGGGATGTTTGCTGCTAAAAA GGCCAAGGCATTTCTTATACTATAACACCTTGCGGCTTCTTGTCAGTGAAGAG TCCATGGTTGCCAGAGCTGATGCTAAAGTGAATGAGTTGCGGAAATCAATTGACCTTCTGAAGGCTGAAAGTGAGAAATTGGAG AAGAGGGCATTACAAGCTGAAGATGAGATGAAACGAGGGAGGACAAAGCTCAG ACAAGCTGGGAATCAGATTCAAAGTGTCATTCGCTCAGCTTATAAGATTGAAAGACAAGCAAGGG GCTTGAAAGATATTCTTGGAGAACTTCCAAGTAGAGAAGCATCTCGATTCCGATCACAG GTTTCCAAGCTTGCTTCTGAGGCAAAACGAGAAAGGAGTGCTTTGAGCAAGGAGGTCTCAAAAATCAGTAACTATGGGATTTCTGTCTAA
- the LOC100244467 gene encoding GATA transcription factor 4, with amino-acid sequence MDLYGLQTSDFFRIDDLLDFTNDELFSSTTTDSGNLPPPEIASGNRSLAASGNRDQPNTFHSADFTDDLCVPSDDVAELEWLSNFVDDSFADFPENELAGTVMARPDSSFPGRTRSKRSRASSTNKVWTSLPVSEIPMIGKSKTNSNKNSIVKKESSSSSSVISGERSSSSSPASSPTGARKCTHCASEKTPQWRTGPLGPKTLCNACGVRYKSGRLVPEYRPAASPTFVLTQHSNSHRKVMELRRQKEILRQQQQQQQLYHHHHDFEVC; translated from the exons ATGGACTTGTACGGTCTACAGACGTCCGACTTTTTTCGTATCGATGACCTACTTGACTTTACTAATGACGAACTCTTCTCCTCCACTACCACTGATTCCGGCAATCTCCCTCCGCCGGAGATAGCCTCCGGCAACCGCTCTTTGGCGGCCTCCGGCAACCGCGACCAGCCTAATACTTTTCATTCTGCTGATTTCACTGACGACCTCTGTGTTCCT AGTGATGATGTTGCTGAGCTCGAGTGGCTTTCGAACTTCGTGGACGACTCATTTGCGGATTTTCCGGAGAATGAACTCGCCGGAACCGTAATGGCCCGGCCTGACTCATCATTTCCAGGGCGGACACGTAGTAAGCGGTCCAGAGCATCGTCGACGAACAAAGTATGGACTTCGTTGCCGGTATCTGAGATTCCGATGATCGGGAAATCAAAGACGAATAGCAACAAAAACAGTATTGTAAAGAAAGAAAGCTCATCGTCATCATCTGTGATTAGCGGAGAGAGATCCTCGTCCTCGTCGCCGGCATCGTCGCCCACGGGAGCGCGTAAGTGCACGCACTGCGCTTCGGAGAAAACGCCACAGTGGCGCACGGGTCCTCTAGGTCCAAAAACACTATGCAACGCGTGCGGCGTGCGTTACAAGTCAGGCCGACTGGTTCCGGAGTACCGACCTGCAGCGAGTCCAACGTTTGTGCTGACTCAGCACTCGAACTCGCACCGCAAGGTGATGGAGCTCCGTCGCCAGAAGGAAATCCTCCGGCaacagcaacaacaacaacagcTCTACCATCACCACCACGACTTCGAGGTCTGCTGA